In the genome of Pseudobdellovibrionaceae bacterium, one region contains:
- the holA gene encoding DNA polymerase III subunit delta gives MDLRTLQQSLAQNKISSAYTIMGDDSYLIQEASEAIKNHFFAEGQGSDFNYDCCYASETKAINIADIIETLPMMAPHRLVVVKEAHLLKDGDWQIFEETFAKGLLKTVVVFIFESKADKRKKFFKWLSSSTSIVELKTPYDNQIPAWIHYMAAQQSLKLDQSAALQLLHLVGANLSELNNEIVKLKTYYASEDRALFIDDILKVVSKKRIENVFDLTNAVGAGDKAQSLYYLEQLIEQGQNEIGVLSLIARHMRILKKLLEGQAQNLSQKQLSTKVGVSPYFLAEYLNQSKRWTVSKIEEVFNLMLDTDRALKSSPVSSKIWLENFIIQTCSIMNSGNLPEKTI, from the coding sequence TTGGACTTAAGAACATTACAGCAGAGTCTTGCACAGAATAAAATTAGCAGCGCCTACACCATCATGGGTGATGACTCCTACTTGATTCAAGAGGCTTCTGAAGCCATCAAGAACCATTTTTTTGCCGAAGGGCAGGGTTCGGATTTCAATTATGACTGCTGTTATGCCAGTGAAACTAAAGCCATTAACATTGCGGATATCATTGAAACATTACCGATGATGGCCCCCCACCGTTTAGTGGTGGTGAAAGAAGCTCATCTTTTAAAGGATGGGGACTGGCAAATCTTTGAAGAGACTTTTGCTAAGGGGCTGCTTAAAACTGTTGTGGTTTTTATTTTTGAATCCAAAGCCGACAAGAGAAAAAAGTTTTTCAAATGGCTGTCTTCAAGCACAAGTATTGTGGAGCTTAAAACTCCCTATGATAATCAGATCCCTGCTTGGATTCACTATATGGCGGCTCAACAGAGTTTAAAATTAGATCAAAGCGCAGCCTTGCAGCTGCTGCATTTGGTAGGGGCCAACCTTTCTGAACTGAATAATGAAATTGTAAAGCTTAAGACTTACTATGCCTCAGAAGACCGCGCGCTGTTTATAGATGACATTTTAAAAGTGGTTTCTAAAAAGCGAATTGAAAATGTTTTTGACCTGACCAATGCGGTGGGGGCTGGGGACAAGGCGCAGTCGCTGTACTATCTTGAGCAATTGATTGAGCAAGGACAAAATGAGATTGGAGTTTTGTCCTTGATTGCGCGACACATGCGGATTCTTAAAAAATTACTTGAAGGTCAGGCGCAGAACTTGTCGCAAAAACAACTGAGCACCAAAGTGGGCGTGTCGCCTTACTTTTTAGCTGAGTATTTAAACCAAAGTAAACGATGGACAGTTTCGAAGATAGAAGAAGTGTTTAATCTGATGCTAGACACAGACAGGGCTTTGAAGAGCTCGCCTGTCTCTTCAAAGATTTGGTTGGAAAATTTTATTATTCAAACGTGTTCAATTATGAATTCAGGGAATTTACCTGAGAAGACAATCTAG
- the rpsT gene encoding 30S ribosomal protein S20, whose amino-acid sequence MANHKSAAKRARQSIKKNTVNGRRKSIVRTSEKKLRAAIAANKSEDALSLLKTYTSLVYKAAKKKVFSKNLAARKVSRLSSQVNSLNS is encoded by the coding sequence ATGGCAAACCATAAGTCAGCTGCAAAAAGAGCAAGACAATCTATCAAGAAAAACACAGTCAACGGCAGAAGAAAAAGCATTGTTAGAACATCAGAAAAGAAACTTCGTGCAGCGATTGCAGCCAACAAGTCAGAAGACGCTCTTTCTTTATTAAAGACTTACACTAGCCTAGTTTATAAAGCGGCAAAGAAAAAAGTTTTCAGCAAAAATCTAGCTGCACGTAAAGTGTCTAGATTGTCTTCTCAGGTAAATTCCCTGAATTCATAA
- a CDS encoding ABC transporter ATP-binding protein translates to MTSVLMQAHQIRKSFPQQEGPSLTILHGLDLQIGKAESVAIVGGSGAGKSTFLQILGTLDNPTSGEIIFEGQNVTGWSDQALADFRNQNLGFVFQFHHLLQEFTALENVMIPCRIRGMSTSEATEEAQKVLRDLGLGHRLGHYPSQLSGGEQQRVAIARALVLKPKLILADEPTGNLDARNTKQIQHLFQELVQKYGTSIVVVTHDLQFAAGFDRVIEMKDGMWEHLTFA, encoded by the coding sequence ATGACATCGGTTCTTATGCAAGCTCATCAGATTCGTAAAAGTTTTCCGCAACAAGAGGGACCAAGTTTGACAATCCTGCATGGGCTGGATTTGCAAATTGGAAAAGCAGAAAGTGTCGCCATTGTGGGTGGATCAGGGGCGGGGAAAAGCACCTTTTTGCAGATTCTAGGCACTTTAGATAACCCCACTTCTGGAGAGATCATCTTTGAGGGACAAAATGTCACAGGTTGGTCTGATCAAGCTCTGGCAGACTTTCGAAATCAAAACTTAGGATTTGTCTTTCAGTTTCATCATCTTTTACAAGAGTTCACGGCCCTTGAGAACGTGATGATCCCATGCCGAATTCGAGGCATGTCGACCAGTGAGGCCACCGAAGAGGCCCAGAAGGTTTTAAGAGATTTAGGTTTGGGGCATAGACTGGGTCACTACCCTTCACAATTGAGTGGGGGGGAGCAGCAAAGGGTGGCTATTGCGCGCGCCTTGGTTCTTAAGCCCAAATTGATTCTTGCAGATGAGCCCACGGGCAATCTTGACGCAAGGAATACAAAGCAAATACAGCATTTATTCCAAGAATTAGTCCAAAAATATGGCACTTCTATTGTGGTCGTGACCCATGACCTTCAGTTTGCCGCTGGTTTTGACAGGGTGATTGAAATGAAAGATGGGATGTGGGAGCATTTAACCTTTGCGTAA
- the lptE gene encoding LPS assembly lipoprotein LptE, which translates to MKYICFFIFLMGVSGCGYQLGFGHRALPEGVKSIYIPIFINDTFETGSEVYFANALREEIVRSKIARVVNPDHAEAQLQGRIVRVDYIQTIQDARERDQLSKDSGVRFMPRGTVLTTEYLVRVTVEVQMLKDNKVVWKQWLRDERLYDAPQIGLEAVNTANTNYNHSARQTVLKNLAQVMMHELYGRLTESF; encoded by the coding sequence ATGAAATATATATGTTTTTTTATCTTTTTAATGGGAGTGTCAGGCTGTGGCTACCAGTTGGGATTTGGTCATAGAGCCTTACCTGAAGGGGTAAAGAGCATTTATATTCCTATATTTATCAACGATACTTTTGAAACGGGCTCAGAAGTGTACTTCGCCAATGCTTTAAGGGAAGAGATTGTGCGTTCAAAGATTGCCAGAGTGGTGAACCCCGATCATGCTGAGGCCCAACTGCAAGGGCGTATTGTTCGAGTGGACTACATCCAAACCATTCAAGATGCCAGAGAAAGAGACCAGCTCAGTAAAGACTCTGGGGTCAGGTTTATGCCTCGAGGAACGGTTTTGACCACAGAGTATCTGGTGCGTGTGACCGTTGAAGTGCAAATGCTTAAAGATAATAAAGTGGTGTGGAAACAGTGGCTCAGAGATGAGCGACTGTATGATGCTCCACAAATAGGTCTTGAAGCGGTCAATACGGCCAATACTAACTATAACCATAGTGCGCGCCAAACTGTGCTTAAAAACTTAGCGCAAGTGATGATGCACGAACTGTATGGACGCTTAACAGAAAGCTTTTAA
- a CDS encoding ABC transporter permease — MIVWYVLRTIAVKKAIFNLSTLFSILSLALGVATLMAGMSIVNGYERALKSSVFDAFGHLVVTNASLPIYDLESEMQKIQEVVTLPKGTHHSPFVHKEILAVNKGRLVGALIEGLDPESYQNVSGIGNRVTGGGGIRLEVVDQDNSAYIGKGLAQSLGVGIGDSFSIVLPFSDQDGQLRRKMKRLKVAGLLDLGQYDYNNRYILTDIVNARDFIGFSSLASTGIRFKFKNPEEADRVQRELMASDLSYLTQTWKATNSSLFEALKFERVVLFLVLSIMTVVAAFNLTTGLYLNVFKKTVDVSILRTLGLTAKQIYFIFTLQGLGIGLLGYFAGVILGAVLIGTLNLILASGLFLPPEVYQLNALVILPSALDLVFILIASLLICFVATLSPALKSVQLPPAEGLRYD, encoded by the coding sequence ATGATAGTGTGGTATGTGCTCAGAACTATTGCGGTCAAAAAAGCGATATTTAATCTATCCACACTGTTTTCTATTTTGAGTTTAGCTTTGGGTGTGGCCACTCTTATGGCAGGAATGTCCATTGTGAACGGGTATGAACGCGCACTGAAGTCTTCGGTGTTTGATGCTTTTGGGCATTTAGTTGTAACTAATGCGTCTTTACCGATCTATGACCTTGAAAGCGAGATGCAAAAGATTCAAGAGGTTGTGACTTTACCTAAGGGCACACATCATTCTCCTTTTGTGCATAAAGAGATCCTTGCAGTGAACAAAGGGCGACTGGTGGGAGCTTTGATTGAGGGACTTGACCCAGAGTCTTATCAGAATGTTTCAGGAATAGGAAACCGAGTGACAGGTGGAGGAGGCATCCGCCTAGAGGTTGTGGATCAAGATAACAGTGCCTACATTGGTAAGGGACTTGCGCAATCACTGGGTGTGGGAATTGGTGACTCGTTTTCTATTGTCTTGCCTTTCTCGGATCAGGATGGGCAGTTAAGGCGTAAGATGAAGCGTTTAAAAGTGGCAGGGCTTTTGGACTTAGGACAGTATGATTACAACAACCGTTATATTTTAACCGACATTGTGAACGCGCGCGACTTTATTGGCTTTTCATCCCTAGCCTCTACAGGCATTAGATTTAAGTTTAAAAATCCTGAAGAGGCAGATCGCGTGCAACGAGAGCTGATGGCATCTGATTTGTCTTATCTTACACAAACCTGGAAGGCGACCAACAGTAGCCTTTTTGAAGCTCTTAAATTTGAAAGAGTGGTTTTGTTTTTAGTATTATCCATTATGACTGTTGTTGCTGCGTTCAATTTGACAACAGGTCTGTATTTAAATGTTTTTAAAAAGACGGTGGATGTCAGCATTCTAAGAACTTTGGGACTTACAGCAAAACAGATATATTTTATATTTACACTGCAAGGGCTGGGCATTGGTCTTTTGGGGTATTTTGCGGGAGTGATTTTGGGTGCCGTGTTGATTGGGACTTTAAATTTAATTTTAGCCTCAGGTTTGTTTTTACCTCCTGAAGTTTACCAACTCAATGCTCTTGTGATTCTACCGAGCGCATTGGATTTAGTATTTATTTTGATAGCGTCGCTCTTGATCTGCTTTGTGGCGACACTCAGCCCAGCGTTAAAAAGTGTGCAACTTCCGCCTGCGGAGGGTTTAAGATATGATTAG
- a CDS encoding HDIG domain-containing protein, whose product MDNLTGKNTSKPKTVRRKRYESTDQTRNFEKWVRKFKLENNFFFGSLIALDKKYSLGHVASWAAFSLIYSFILFASFDYQAPIAEGEIATSNIKSPISFTFEDLEATENKKISAKNQVLPVFRFDKREFDLSLDRIYDAFASFRRLQSEGLGPAELMQQKADFDKRIGYEIPERLFEWLIDNRFSPEISLALRTIIENWGSNYLADHPEKHFMTGQKKVSLLITHNGQRREEITVPVNQLRDIYKRRALEDELPAMLARFSKIDQSRLVNWAMNLVKPNVVYDEELTESRREAAVKGIQTVTVLVEKNQIIVNEGAIINDMHVRMFDHVRKAQNNEHRGALPIGAAIVFFLFIFVSSTLVSSFKNIERNLTHRTYLLFTVSLMSLLIWKILFFVYDASLVQKFGDVFPPDLLHLALPFVLPILIAGLLTRSPYLLIVYVIFNSISVSLLTGQNFATLVFSIIAGLAALRTIYYCSNRNDVYKAGFIAALCSGVCMMAFRIVNHPIEFFELSIWGTVLVAAVAGGVFSSILTILLVPVFEYFSGVTSNLKLLDLASMNHPILQELMVKAPGTYHHSMVVGSMCEAAAREIGANPLLNKVMGYFHDIGKMKHPTYFVENQRAGENPHDHISPNLSKTIIVAHVKDGIEMALKAKLGREIADGIRQHHGTTTVFYFYNRALQRAEHPELIKEADFQYPGPKPQFKESAILMLADSIEAAARSLEDPTAAKLDYLVESLVEKKFVAQQLDECDLNFEEVSLMKQAFYRILLGVYHHRVEYPDEHKGGDKKTTSSQTQKSSDSDGNKPDAAKLVNQ is encoded by the coding sequence ATGGATAATTTAACAGGCAAGAACACGTCAAAGCCTAAAACTGTAAGGCGCAAGCGATATGAATCCACGGATCAAACGCGTAATTTTGAAAAGTGGGTGCGTAAATTTAAGCTTGAGAACAATTTCTTTTTTGGTTCTTTGATTGCCTTAGATAAAAAATACTCTTTAGGTCATGTTGCCAGTTGGGCCGCGTTTTCATTGATTTATTCTTTTATCTTGTTTGCGAGCTTTGATTACCAAGCACCGATTGCAGAGGGTGAGATTGCCACGAGCAATATCAAGTCCCCCATAAGTTTCACCTTTGAGGACTTAGAAGCCACAGAGAACAAGAAGATCTCGGCAAAGAACCAAGTGCTGCCTGTTTTTCGATTTGATAAAAGAGAGTTCGATTTATCTTTAGACCGCATATATGATGCTTTTGCATCTTTTCGTCGCTTGCAATCTGAGGGGCTGGGACCTGCAGAGCTGATGCAACAAAAAGCGGACTTTGACAAAAGAATCGGCTACGAGATTCCAGAGCGACTTTTTGAGTGGTTGATTGATAATAGGTTTTCACCAGAAATCAGTTTGGCTTTGCGTACGATCATTGAAAACTGGGGAAGCAACTACCTTGCTGATCACCCTGAAAAGCATTTTATGACGGGCCAAAAAAAGGTCAGCTTACTGATCACTCATAATGGTCAACGTCGAGAAGAGATCACGGTACCTGTGAACCAGCTCAGAGACATTTATAAACGCCGTGCTTTAGAAGACGAACTGCCAGCTATGTTGGCGCGGTTTAGTAAGATTGATCAAAGCCGATTGGTGAACTGGGCTATGAATCTGGTGAAGCCCAACGTGGTGTATGATGAAGAGCTGACAGAAAGCCGCAGAGAAGCTGCTGTAAAAGGCATTCAGACGGTTACAGTTTTAGTGGAAAAAAACCAAATTATTGTGAATGAAGGAGCCATCATCAACGACATGCACGTGCGCATGTTTGATCATGTTCGTAAGGCACAAAACAACGAGCATCGAGGAGCGTTGCCTATTGGTGCTGCCATTGTCTTTTTTCTATTTATTTTTGTCTCCTCTACTCTGGTAAGTTCATTTAAAAACATTGAAAGAAACTTAACCCATAGAACGTATTTGCTTTTTACAGTCTCTTTAATGAGTCTATTGATCTGGAAGATTTTATTTTTTGTTTATGATGCCTCCTTGGTGCAAAAGTTTGGTGATGTTTTTCCTCCAGACCTGTTGCACTTGGCTTTACCCTTTGTGCTTCCTATTTTGATTGCGGGTCTTTTAACGCGTTCGCCATACTTGCTGATTGTGTATGTGATTTTCAATTCCATCAGTGTGTCGCTTTTAACAGGACAAAATTTTGCTACACTTGTATTTTCTATTATTGCAGGCCTTGCGGCATTGCGAACCATTTATTACTGTTCAAATAGAAACGATGTTTATAAGGCAGGATTTATTGCAGCACTGTGTTCGGGTGTGTGTATGATGGCCTTTAGAATTGTAAATCACCCTATCGAATTTTTTGAACTTTCGATTTGGGGGACAGTCCTTGTTGCGGCTGTCGCAGGCGGAGTGTTCAGTTCTATCTTGACCATTCTACTTGTGCCTGTTTTTGAGTATTTTTCTGGAGTGACCTCAAACTTAAAACTTTTAGACTTAGCAAGTATGAATCATCCCATTTTGCAGGAACTGATGGTCAAAGCCCCAGGGACTTACCACCACTCTATGGTTGTGGGGAGCATGTGCGAGGCAGCGGCCAGAGAGATTGGAGCTAACCCTTTATTAAATAAAGTGATGGGGTACTTTCATGATATTGGTAAAATGAAGCATCCGACATACTTTGTGGAAAACCAAAGAGCAGGAGAAAATCCTCATGATCATATTTCTCCCAACCTAAGTAAAACCATCATTGTGGCTCATGTGAAAGATGGTATCGAAATGGCATTGAAAGCCAAGTTGGGAAGAGAGATTGCCGATGGGATTCGTCAACATCATGGGACCACCACGGTCTTCTATTTTTATAACAGAGCCTTACAGAGAGCTGAGCATCCTGAATTGATTAAAGAGGCTGACTTTCAATACCCAGGCCCCAAACCTCAATTTAAAGAGTCGGCCATTTTAATGCTGGCCGATAGCATTGAGGCTGCGGCAAGGTCTTTGGAAGATCCTACAGCAGCCAAATTGGACTATTTGGTGGAAAGTTTAGTCGAGAAGAAGTTTGTGGCGCAACAGCTTGATGAGTGTGATTTGAATTTTGAAGAAGTGTCGTTGATGAAACAGGCCTTTTACCGCATTCTTTTGGGAGTGTATCACCATCGCGTTGAATATCCTGATGAGCACAAAGGTGGCGATAAAAAAACAACGTCCAGTCAGACACAAAAATCTTCTGATTCAGACGGAAATAAGCCTGATGCTGCAAAACTGGTCAATCAATAG
- the murJ gene encoding murein biosynthesis integral membrane protein MurJ yields MSRILGFVRDRLMVQLFDSSMTDIFVAAFRLPNFFRILLGEGALSVAFLPAYVELKKKQNKEGELAGAMVSFLFILSFVVSVLGIIFMPQFLEWFLSSVNFPVGTERFETTLFFARIMFFYLFLVSQFAFFMSLLNANEEFWFPGVAPAMFNVGVILTILFGFDVGGVKGSVLAVAVIVGGLLQFATVFFKAYQMRIVPRPNFLFFSPNFLKVLLRTAPSLVGIGAVQFIGMINVRFASSLNQSDLTFLYLADRLLELPQSILAISLGAALLSRLSSLWAEEDLSGFKNQLYETASIYYFLAIPAAIGLFTLSEALVAFLFKTGQNTFADMQIIGSLVQVYAVLLLISGTSKLLLPGFYAVKNTLFPALGSCLTIVIHIFLAPYLMSHLGVQGLVLSTTISSLAALIFVFVMFRIIVTDISPLQMFRSFPMLALLNIPTFALCWYGFELWKSAERLASKNLILVATIFTVVVVYFAIGLLFKVSYAQSFLRTLRRR; encoded by the coding sequence TTGAGCCGTATCTTGGGGTTTGTGCGCGACCGTCTGATGGTGCAGCTTTTCGATTCATCCATGACAGACATCTTTGTTGCGGCCTTTAGGTTGCCCAATTTCTTTCGGATTCTTTTAGGAGAAGGGGCCCTGTCTGTCGCCTTTCTTCCTGCCTACGTAGAGCTTAAAAAAAAGCAAAATAAAGAAGGTGAGCTTGCAGGCGCGATGGTCTCCTTTTTGTTCATCCTGTCTTTTGTGGTTTCAGTTTTGGGCATCATCTTTATGCCTCAATTTTTGGAGTGGTTTTTGTCGTCAGTGAATTTTCCTGTGGGGACAGAACGTTTTGAGACCACCTTGTTCTTTGCTCGTATCATGTTCTTTTATCTGTTTCTGGTCAGCCAATTTGCGTTTTTTATGTCCCTGCTAAACGCTAACGAAGAGTTTTGGTTCCCAGGGGTGGCTCCTGCCATGTTCAATGTGGGTGTGATTCTCACAATTTTATTTGGCTTTGATGTGGGAGGGGTAAAAGGAAGTGTTTTAGCCGTTGCTGTGATCGTGGGCGGGCTCTTACAATTTGCCACAGTGTTTTTTAAAGCCTATCAAATGCGAATTGTTCCGCGTCCTAATTTTTTATTTTTCAGTCCTAACTTTTTAAAGGTGTTATTGCGAACGGCACCAAGTCTTGTGGGTATTGGTGCTGTGCAATTTATTGGTATGATCAACGTCAGATTTGCCAGTTCATTGAATCAGTCTGACCTCACATTTTTATATTTAGCGGATCGCCTGCTTGAACTGCCTCAGTCTATTTTAGCGATCAGTTTGGGAGCCGCTTTATTATCGAGGCTGTCCTCTCTTTGGGCTGAAGAGGATCTTAGTGGTTTTAAAAATCAGTTGTATGAAACTGCTTCAATCTATTACTTTTTGGCGATTCCTGCGGCAATAGGACTGTTCACCTTGTCCGAAGCCTTAGTCGCTTTTTTATTCAAGACAGGTCAAAACACCTTTGCCGACATGCAGATCATAGGAAGCCTTGTTCAGGTGTATGCGGTTTTGCTTTTGATATCGGGAACATCTAAGCTGTTACTTCCTGGGTTTTATGCTGTGAAGAACACCCTGTTTCCTGCTTTAGGTTCGTGCCTCACCATTGTCATCCATATCTTTTTGGCTCCCTATTTGATGTCCCACTTGGGAGTTCAGGGTTTGGTGTTATCGACCACCATCTCTTCTTTGGCCGCCTTAATTTTTGTATTTGTGATGTTTAGGATTATTGTTACAGACATTAGCCCTTTGCAAATGTTTAGGTCTTTCCCTATGCTGGCCTTACTGAATATTCCTACCTTTGCCTTATGCTGGTATGGCTTTGAGCTTTGGAAAAGTGCGGAACGCCTAGCCTCTAAAAATTTAATTTTAGTAGCCACGATATTTACTGTGGTTGTGGTGTATTTTGCTATAGGTCTTTTATTTAAAGTTTCTTATGCGCAAAGTTTTTTACGCACCTTACGTCGAAGATAA
- a CDS encoding adenylosuccinate synthase, whose protein sequence is MPGIIVVGSQWGDEGKGKVVDVFSAESDYVVRYQGGANAGHTLVVDGKKTVLHLVPSGVLHKNTKCLIAAGVVLDVEQMTKEISALKKAGLLEDHTQLGISDGATVLLSFHRRLDMAREKALKNEKIGTTGKGIGPAYEDRASRRALLFGHLFLPTEMLREKIERSLKEKNFLLENFYGEEPISVEEALKEAQTFAEELASYRCKDTSWVVYKALKDGKKVLFEGAQGTLLDLTHGTYPFVTSSSTLAGSACSGVGIGPTFIQKVIGITKAYTTRVGSGPFPTELHDELGAEIQRKGAEFGATTGRPRRCGWLDLVALKYAIRTNGLTSLALMKMDVLSGLDEIKVCTGYKTPSGIVEEFPMSSWGITEVEPVYETLKGWSDHIDQIENFEDLPQTAKDYVKFIAEKTDTPVGVVSVGPSRQQTLWLSPLF, encoded by the coding sequence ATGCCAGGTATTATCGTTGTAGGCTCACAATGGGGCGACGAAGGAAAAGGTAAAGTTGTCGATGTTTTTTCTGCCGAATCAGACTACGTGGTTCGCTATCAAGGTGGGGCTAACGCAGGTCACACGCTTGTGGTCGATGGCAAAAAGACAGTTTTGCATCTTGTGCCTTCAGGTGTTTTGCATAAAAATACAAAATGTTTAATCGCAGCAGGTGTTGTCCTTGATGTGGAACAGATGACCAAAGAGATCTCGGCTTTAAAAAAAGCAGGTTTGCTTGAGGATCACACCCAACTTGGAATTTCTGACGGAGCCACTGTGCTTTTAAGTTTTCATCGCCGCTTAGACATGGCCAGAGAGAAAGCTCTTAAAAATGAAAAGATTGGAACCACAGGTAAAGGCATTGGCCCTGCTTACGAAGACCGCGCTTCTCGCAGAGCCCTTTTATTTGGACACTTATTTTTACCCACCGAAATGTTACGCGAAAAGATTGAGCGCTCACTAAAAGAGAAGAACTTTCTCTTAGAAAACTTCTACGGCGAAGAGCCCATTTCTGTGGAAGAAGCGCTGAAAGAGGCGCAAACTTTTGCCGAAGAACTTGCTTCCTATCGCTGCAAAGACACCTCTTGGGTGGTTTACAAAGCCCTTAAGGACGGCAAAAAGGTCTTATTTGAAGGAGCTCAAGGTACTCTTCTTGATCTGACTCATGGAACTTATCCCTTTGTCACAAGCTCTTCGACCCTTGCAGGTTCAGCCTGCTCAGGAGTGGGCATTGGTCCTACCTTTATTCAAAAGGTCATTGGGATCACCAAAGCTTACACTACACGTGTTGGCTCAGGTCCTTTTCCCACCGAACTGCATGACGAATTAGGTGCTGAAATTCAAAGAAAAGGAGCCGAGTTTGGCGCCACCACAGGACGTCCTCGTCGTTGTGGATGGTTAGACCTTGTCGCCTTAAAGTACGCGATTCGCACGAATGGTTTAACTTCATTAGCGTTGATGAAAATGGATGTGCTCAGTGGTCTTGATGAGATCAAGGTGTGCACAGGTTATAAAACGCCCTCAGGCATCGTAGAAGAGTTTCCTATGTCTTCTTGGGGAATCACTGAAGTGGAACCTGTTTACGAAACCCTGAAGGGCTGGAGTGACCACATCGACCAGATTGAAAACTTTGAGGACTTGCCTCAAACTGCAAAAGATTATGTTAAGTTTATTGCCGAAAAAACAGACACCCCAGTGGGTGTAGTTTCTGTGGGACCAAGCCGTCAGCAGACTTTATGGCTTAGTCCTCTGTTTTAG
- a CDS encoding alanine--glyoxylate aminotransferase family protein: protein MSQSKPNLLFSPGPTLVSPRTLQILSQPTGHHRTAEFQAQFRQVLDLLKKLYQTQEGHVFCLTSTGTGAMEASVINFLNASEKVLYYNAGKFGERWGQLARCYGLETHELKQEWGQTFPLESFEQLLKTEKFSAFFLQACETSTATYQPLAEISVLLKKYQPDCLLVVDGITAVGAYDLPMDQLGIDILVSGSQKALGLPTGLAFLGASPRALTKMLSVTQPRFYFDLRAEKKANDQDTTNFSTPVAQILALKFKLEFLFTQGLQKYFLKTQALQESTLHFLKDFGCSIYSQSPSPSLTAFGLPQGSPTEAFQKHLKADGLYLAGGQDHLKGHVLRWGHMGDILIQEQIKAYKIFATHIAPLLSMTPSQSLELVDQHASRLQTQTLIDECYPQ from the coding sequence ATGTCGCAAAGCAAACCAAATTTACTTTTTAGCCCAGGGCCCACGCTAGTTTCACCTCGAACGCTTCAGATTTTAAGCCAGCCCACTGGGCATCACCGCACCGCTGAGTTTCAGGCTCAATTTCGACAAGTTTTAGATTTATTAAAAAAACTTTATCAAACCCAAGAAGGCCATGTTTTCTGTCTGACCAGCACAGGAACGGGAGCGATGGAAGCCAGTGTCATCAATTTCTTAAACGCTTCAGAAAAAGTTTTGTATTACAACGCGGGTAAATTCGGAGAAAGATGGGGACAACTGGCACGCTGCTACGGTCTTGAGACCCATGAGCTGAAACAAGAGTGGGGACAAACTTTCCCTTTAGAATCCTTCGAGCAACTCTTAAAAACAGAAAAGTTCTCCGCCTTCTTCTTGCAAGCTTGTGAAACTTCTACGGCCACTTACCAGCCTCTTGCAGAAATTTCGGTTTTACTGAAAAAGTATCAACCCGACTGTCTTTTGGTTGTGGATGGGATTACAGCTGTAGGTGCTTATGACCTACCTATGGACCAACTTGGTATTGATATTTTAGTTTCAGGCTCTCAAAAAGCTTTGGGACTCCCAACAGGATTAGCTTTTTTAGGGGCCTCCCCTAGAGCTTTGACTAAAATGCTTTCGGTTACACAACCACGATTTTATTTTGATCTTCGTGCAGAAAAAAAGGCCAACGATCAAGACACCACGAACTTCAGTACTCCCGTAGCCCAGATCCTTGCTTTGAAATTTAAACTGGAATTTCTTTTCACCCAAGGACTGCAAAAGTACTTTTTAAAAACTCAAGCTTTACAAGAAAGCACCCTTCATTTTTTAAAAGACTTTGGATGCAGCATTTATAGCCAGTCCCCGAGTCCTTCCTTGACCGCATTTGGTCTACCGCAGGGCTCACCTACTGAGGCCTTTCAAAAACATCTTAAGGCTGATGGACTTTATCTGGCTGGAGGTCAGGATCATCTGAAAGGACACGTTTTACGGTGGGGGCACATGGGCGACATTTTGATCCAAGAACAAATCAAAGCCTATAAAATCTTTGCCACTCATATTGCACCTTTACTCTCCATGACCCCGTCTCAAAGCTTAGAGCTTGTAGATCAACATGCCTCCCGCTTGCAAACCCAAACTCTGATTGATGAGTGCTACCCGCAATGA
- the ybeY gene encoding rRNA maturation RNase YbeY, which produces MEITITNLQHQYRVPQAFILTWVPQCIKAIQKKKLRPHFSSMLKKDLSIVFVDAKTIKKLNKQYRGKNKATDILSFSDLFEEQLGELVLCPEVIVAQAQKQKWSQRHEYGYMVLHGILHLLGYDHEVDLEAQEMFKLQDSLFAALMP; this is translated from the coding sequence ATGGAAATTACGATCACCAATCTTCAACATCAGTATCGCGTTCCTCAGGCGTTTATTCTGACTTGGGTGCCTCAGTGTATAAAGGCCATTCAGAAAAAAAAATTACGACCTCATTTTAGTTCCATGCTTAAAAAAGATCTAAGCATTGTCTTTGTGGATGCAAAGACGATCAAAAAATTGAATAAACAATATCGTGGGAAAAATAAAGCCACTGACATTCTCAGCTTTTCAGATCTTTTTGAAGAGCAGCTCGGGGAACTGGTGTTGTGCCCTGAGGTCATTGTGGCACAGGCTCAAAAACAAAAATGGTCTCAGCGACATGAGTATGGATACATGGTGCTGCATGGGATACTGCATCTGCTGGGCTATGACCATGAGGTGGATTTAGAAGCCCAAGAGATGTTCAAACTGCAAGACTCCCTCTTTGCTGCTCTCATGCCTTGA